One window of the Allosaccharopolyspora coralli genome contains the following:
- a CDS encoding carboxymuconolactone decarboxylase family protein → MPRIPELTTRQAGWFTRLFYKAIKRQYGAVLEPAGVTAHHTGLLLGMSVSEAAVHVAARALPASVRELAVYRVSTRIGCSWCVDFGTMLQRNQGLDIERLRHIDDYETSPSFSELDRLVIAYADAMTEQPMRVTDEQVAELDRRLGHKAMVELTYMIGLENSRTRFNHALGITDQGFTSGEACRVPTP, encoded by the coding sequence ATGCCACGCATTCCTGAGTTGACCACCCGGCAGGCAGGGTGGTTCACCCGACTCTTCTACAAGGCGATCAAACGCCAGTACGGAGCCGTCCTCGAACCGGCCGGCGTGACCGCACACCACACGGGGCTGCTGCTCGGGATGTCGGTCTCGGAGGCGGCTGTCCACGTCGCGGCTCGCGCACTGCCGGCCAGCGTTCGGGAGCTCGCCGTCTACCGGGTGTCGACGAGGATCGGCTGTTCGTGGTGTGTCGACTTCGGCACGATGTTGCAGCGCAACCAGGGTCTCGACATCGAACGACTACGGCACATCGACGACTACGAGACCTCGCCGTCCTTCTCCGAGCTGGACCGTCTCGTGATCGCCTATGCCGACGCGATGACCGAACAGCCGATGCGGGTCACCGACGAGCAGGTGGCCGAACTCGACAGACGGCTCGGGCACAAGGCGATGGTGGAGCTGACGTACATGATCGGGCTGGAGAACTCACGGACACGCTTCAACCACGCCCTCGGCATCACCGACCAGGGCTTCACCTCCGGCGAGGCCTGCCGCGTCCCGACGCCCTGA
- a CDS encoding sigma-70 family RNA polymerase sigma factor → MSSDRFVSSDDALAADFDSHRGHLIGIAYRLTGRLQDAEDAVQEAWLRLAALDADARGRIRDLAAWLTTVVGRICLDRMRSAAHRREQYVGPWLPEPLVTPADGTPDPLDEVVQRDDVRMAAVRVLHELTPDQRLAFVLHDGFDVPFDEIADVLGVTVAAARQHASRGRKRIGDEPPARTELPEQQRLLEEFLAAIGSGDLGSLTEILHPEVTLYGDSGGKARTARRPIVGVDKVGRFILGIIDMYGTERTLDAARPALVNGDVGFVLPAPSSDLDRSGKIHPRVFTASVREGRITEIFDVVNPDKLTHVTL, encoded by the coding sequence GTGTCCAGTGACCGGTTCGTGTCCAGTGACGACGCGCTCGCCGCCGACTTCGACTCCCATCGCGGACACCTCATCGGTATCGCCTACCGGCTGACCGGACGCCTCCAGGACGCGGAGGACGCCGTCCAGGAAGCGTGGCTGCGACTGGCCGCACTCGACGCCGACGCCCGTGGCAGGATCCGCGACCTCGCGGCGTGGCTGACCACCGTCGTCGGCCGGATCTGCCTCGACCGGATGCGCTCCGCTGCGCATCGGCGCGAACAGTACGTCGGGCCGTGGTTGCCAGAGCCGCTCGTCACCCCCGCCGACGGGACCCCGGACCCGCTCGACGAGGTCGTTCAGCGCGACGACGTGCGGATGGCCGCCGTGCGAGTGTTGCACGAACTCACTCCGGACCAACGGCTCGCGTTCGTCCTGCACGACGGCTTCGACGTGCCGTTCGACGAGATCGCCGACGTCCTCGGCGTCACGGTCGCCGCCGCCCGCCAGCACGCCTCGCGCGGGCGCAAGCGGATCGGCGACGAGCCACCGGCCAGGACGGAGTTGCCGGAGCAGCAGCGCCTGCTGGAGGAGTTCCTCGCCGCGATCGGATCCGGCGATCTCGGCTCCCTCACCGAGATTCTGCATCCCGAGGTGACGCTCTACGGTGACAGCGGCGGCAAGGCGCGGACGGCTCGGCGTCCCATCGTCGGCGTGGACAAGGTCGGTCGGTTCATCCTGGGCATCATCGACATGTACGGCACCGAGAGGACGCTCGACGCGGCGCGACCGGCGTTGGTCAACGGCGATGTCGGCTTCGTGCTGCCCGCACCATCCTCCGACCTCGACCGCAGCGGCAAGATCCATCCTCGCGTGTTCACCGCATCGGTCCGGGAGGGCCGGATCACCGAGATCTTCGACGTCGTCAATCCCGACAAGCTCACCCACGTCACCCTCTGA
- the dnaG gene encoding DNA primase: MAGLIRESDIAQVRERNRIDDVVGEYVALRRAGGGALKGLCPFHDEKTPSFNVRPSHGTFHCFGCGEGGDVIAFLMKTEHLGFVESVERLADRVGVQLQYEGGTPSPKRDRGSRARMVEAHRVAAEFYQEQLRSPEALQAREFLASRGFGEDAAVSFGCGFAPAGWDTLTTILVRKGFELDELIKCGLSKEGRRGPIDRFHRRLLWPLKDLAGDVIGFGARRVFDDDPIEAKYVNTSATPLFNKSQVLFGIDRAKKEIAKRRQAVVVEGYTDVMAMHLAGVPTAIASCGTAFGDDHIAVLRRLMMDDDAFRGEVIFTFDGDEAGQKAALKAFDGEQQFATQTYVAITPDGLDPCELRQEKGDSAVRDLVARRRPLFEFAMRSLLKDYDLDSVDGRVAALQRTVPLVAQIKDPAKRDGYAAKLAWWAGWNDENQVVRRVRESAGAGTPSKRRRQSRTSPNQESLGVEVELPARPPRHDPRWSQREVLKAALQAPALAGPLYDSLPEEAFTEPAYVGVHRSILAAGGTTSGLAGSNLLEAVSRSCEDQVGRSLVTQLAVETLDTKYEEDHRYVSGIIARLQENLVARQIADIKSRVQRLSPLEDADEYHALFGDLVALEQYRKALTEQAMAGLE; this comes from the coding sequence GTGGCAGGGCTGATCCGGGAAAGCGACATCGCGCAGGTGCGGGAACGCAACCGGATCGACGATGTCGTCGGCGAGTACGTGGCGTTGCGCCGCGCGGGTGGCGGCGCGTTGAAGGGTCTGTGCCCGTTCCACGACGAGAAGACACCGTCGTTCAACGTGCGTCCCAGCCACGGCACGTTCCATTGCTTCGGGTGCGGCGAGGGCGGCGACGTCATCGCGTTCCTGATGAAGACCGAACACCTGGGCTTCGTGGAGTCCGTGGAACGACTCGCGGACCGGGTCGGCGTCCAGCTGCAGTACGAGGGCGGCACGCCCAGCCCGAAGCGGGATCGCGGCTCCCGTGCCCGGATGGTGGAGGCGCATCGGGTCGCCGCCGAGTTCTATCAGGAGCAGCTGCGGTCTCCGGAGGCGTTGCAGGCCCGCGAGTTCTTGGCCTCGCGCGGTTTCGGCGAGGACGCGGCCGTGTCCTTCGGGTGCGGTTTCGCGCCCGCGGGCTGGGACACCCTCACGACCATCTTGGTGCGCAAGGGTTTCGAGCTCGACGAGTTGATCAAGTGCGGCTTGTCGAAGGAGGGCCGCCGAGGTCCGATCGACCGTTTCCACCGGCGGCTGTTGTGGCCGTTGAAGGACCTCGCCGGCGACGTGATCGGTTTCGGTGCGCGCCGGGTCTTCGACGACGATCCGATCGAGGCCAAGTACGTCAACACTTCGGCGACGCCGCTGTTCAACAAGTCGCAGGTCCTGTTCGGCATCGACCGGGCGAAGAAGGAGATCGCGAAGCGTCGGCAAGCGGTGGTGGTCGAGGGCTACACCGACGTGATGGCGATGCACCTCGCGGGAGTGCCGACGGCGATCGCCTCGTGCGGAACCGCGTTCGGCGACGACCACATCGCGGTGTTGCGCCGGCTGATGATGGACGACGACGCCTTCCGCGGCGAGGTCATCTTCACCTTCGACGGTGACGAGGCCGGGCAGAAGGCGGCACTCAAGGCGTTCGACGGCGAGCAGCAGTTCGCGACCCAGACCTACGTCGCGATCACGCCGGACGGCCTCGACCCGTGCGAGCTGCGCCAGGAGAAGGGCGACTCGGCGGTGCGGGACCTGGTGGCACGGCGGCGCCCGCTGTTCGAGTTCGCGATGCGCAGCCTGCTCAAGGACTACGACCTCGACTCGGTCGACGGCCGGGTGGCGGCGCTGCAGCGCACGGTGCCGCTGGTGGCGCAGATCAAGGATCCGGCGAAACGTGACGGCTACGCGGCGAAACTGGCCTGGTGGGCGGGCTGGAACGACGAGAACCAGGTGGTTCGCCGGGTGCGCGAGTCGGCGGGAGCGGGGACGCCGTCGAAGCGACGCAGGCAGTCGCGCACCTCCCCGAATCAGGAATCGCTCGGGGTCGAGGTCGAGTTGCCTGCGCGTCCGCCCCGGCACGATCCGCGCTGGTCTCAGCGGGAGGTCCTCAAGGCGGCATTGCAAGCGCCCGCCCTGGCAGGCCCGCTGTACGACTCGCTACCGGAGGAGGCGTTCACCGAGCCTGCGTACGTCGGCGTGCACCGGTCGATACTGGCGGCAGGCGGGACGACTTCGGGTCTGGCGGGTTCGAACCTGCTCGAGGCGGTCTCGCGAAGCTGCGAGGACCAGGTGGGGCGCAGCCTCGTGACTCAGTTGGCCGTGGAGACGCTGGACACGAAGTACGAGGAGGATCACCGCTACGTAAGCGGGATCATAGCGCGGTTGCAGGAGAACCTGGTCGCGCGGCAGATCGCCGACATCAAGTCCCGGGTGCAGCGCTTGTCGCCGTTGGAGGACGCGGACGAGTACCACGCGTTGTTCGGTGACCTGGTGGCCCTGGAGCAGTACCGCAAGGCGTTGACCGAGCAGGCGATGGCGGGTCTGGAATGA